A part of Dasypus novemcinctus isolate mDasNov1 chromosome 7, mDasNov1.1.hap2, whole genome shotgun sequence genomic DNA contains:
- the LOC101426206 gene encoding thiamine transporter 2 isoform X2, whose amino-acid sequence MDCEQTSPSHSWVFPTVILCLFGFFSMMKPSEPFFVPYLAGPDKNMSLSVITRDILPLWTYSYLALLLPVFVITDYVCYKPVVILQGISFIVTWILLVFGQGLVAMQVLEFSYGMVSATEVAYYAYIYSVVSPEHYQKVSSYCRSITLVAYTVASVLAQVLVSLANVSYFYLNVISLASVSVAFLFTLFLPMPKKGMFFHAKSKDASKKPSGKDIVLDEPRKDQQPDSQESVTISGPANGSQLSNPKPKNVILRVFTQWCQDLKECYSSKCLFYWSLWWTFSTAGFNQVLNYVQILWDYKAPSQSSTIYNGAVEALATFGGAMAAFSVGYVKVNWNVYGELALGILSAADAGSLYLMRYTTNIWVCYAGLLIFKSSYMFLITIATFQIAVNLSMERYALVFGINTFIALVIQTIMTVIVVDNQGLGLPVSVQMKNHRERIGGLLFRGLSTSRKASLYTFNVKCSLFLHVIH is encoded by the exons ATGGATTGTGAGCAAACTTCACCAAGCCATTCCTGGGTTTTTCCCACAGTAATTCTCTGCTTATTTGGATTTTTCTCAATGATGAAACCATCAGAGCCATTTTTTGTGCCTTATTTAGCAGGACCAGATAAAAATATGAGCCTCAGTGTG ATCACAAGAGACATCCTTCCTCTTTGGACGTACTCTTACCTGGCACTGCTGCTCCCCGTGTTTGTCATCACTGATTATGTCTGCTACAAGCCGGTTGTCATCTTACAGGGGATCAGCTTCATTGTGACCTGGATACTGCTTGTATTTGGTCAAGGATTAGTAGCCATGCAGGTGCTTGAGTTCTCCTACGGGATGGTCTCTGCCACCGAGGTGGCCTACTATGCCTACATATACAGCGTGGTCAGCCCAGAGCATTACCAGAAAGTGAGCAGCTACTGTCGGAGCATAACGCTGGTGGCCTACACAGTGGCCTCAGTGCTGGCTCAGGTCCTGGTGTCCCTGGCCAACGTGTCGTACTTTTATCTCAATGTCATATCCTTGGCCTCGGTCTCTGTGGCCTTCCTTTTCACACTTTTTCTACCAATGCCCAAGAAGGGCATGTTCTTTCATGCAAAATCCAAAGATGCTTCCAAAAAGCCATCAGGAAAAGATATTGTCTTAGATGAGCCCCGTAAGGATCAGCAACCAGACAGCCAAGAGTCAGTCACCATTTCAGGGCCTGCGAACGGCAGCCAGTTGAGCAACCCAAAGCCAAAAAATGTGATTTTGAGAGTTTTTACACAGTGGTGCCAAGACTTGAAGGAGTGCTACTCCTCCAAGTGCCTTTTTTACTGGTCTCTGTGGTGGACTTTTTCCACAGCAGGTTTTAACCAGGTTTTGAACTATGTTCAAATCCTGTGGGATTACAAGGCACCATCCCAAAGTTCGACAATATATAATGGAGCAGTAGAAGCCCTTGCAACCTTTGGAG GGGCCATGGCAGCTTTCTCAGTAGGCTATGTGAAAGTCAACTGGAATGTTTATGGAGAGTTGGCTTTGGGGATCCTCTCAGCAGCAGATGCAGGTTCTCTATATCTCATGCGTTATACAACTAATATTTGGGTGTGCTATGCTGGTCTTTTGATATTCAAGTCAAGTTATATGTTTCTTATAACCATAGCCAC ATTTCAGATCGCTGTGAACCTCAGCATGGAACGCTACGCCCTGGTGTTTGGAATCAACACCTTCATAGCCCTGGTCATCCAGACCATCATGACGGTCATCGTGGTTGACAACCAAGGCCTGGGGCTTCCCGTCAGTGTTCAG